The DNA window CTTGGTCAGCCACCATGGGGTGCGCAGCATGCGGCCCACCCGGCGATAGTAACGGCGCGGCAGGTCCTTGGTGCCCTGCTGGAGTACCTCATCGAGCAGGTCCGCGGCGATGGCCGCCACGGTCATTCCGCTGCCGTAGATGGGATTGAAACAACACACCGCATCGCCGATCGACAGTATTCCGCCAGGAATACGATCCAGTCGTTCGTATCGGCGCCATACTGCTGTCTTGAACCGGTAGGTCGCTACTTCGTCGATAGGAGTTGCGCGGCGAAGCACGGTAGCGACATCGTCCGGTGCGAACTCCGCGGCGAACTCCAGCAGCGCGCCGGGGTTCGCCGGCGGGTGATCGTCCTTCCCGATGCCGAACGCCGACAGCACCCACACATCCCCCTCCTGTGCCGCGAACCCGAACCCGCGCGGCCGGCTCGGCATCGGTCCGACCAGGATGATCCGATCGCCGCCGACGGCGTCCAGTGGCAGGCGGAAATGGCAAGTGGCATAGCCGATATCGACGGGAACGTGGTCTTCGCGTGGTCGCGGGTACCCCAGCGACTCGAGCCAGGCGCCGACTCGGGTACCCCGGCCCATCGCGTCGACCACCAGATCGGCCGGGATCGCCTCCGGTTCTCCGTTGGCCTCCCGGCGCAGCACCCGAACGCCGCCGACGCCGGCATCGGATGCGACCAGGCCGGCGACGGCAGCGTCGTCACATATCGTCACATTCGGCAGCGCGGATACGCGGCCACGCACATGCGATTCCAGGAATGTTCGACTGGCGGCGATCGAAGTTCTGCCCAGGGCAGCGCGATGGAGGACGTTTCCGAAGAAGATCGCTCGGAAATCGTCGAATGCGCTGACGGTCTTCGCGCCGTCGGTGACCAGCTCGTCGATCAGGCCGGGAAATCGCGACTCGGCGATGTCCGCGGCGCGCATCAGCAAGCCGTGCGAATGTTGGGCCTGCGGAACTCCCCGGCGGTTGGTTCCGTCGTCCGTCAACCGATCTCGTTCGAAGACGGTAACCGCCGCATAGTGGTCAGCCAGGATCCGTGCCGCGAACAGACCCGCTATCCCGCCACCGAGGACCACCGCACGGTCCCCGGCACGGCGGTAACCTCGCTGACTCACCGTGTCCTCCTCATGCAGGCCCGGCCCTCGGTCGGCGCCGGGCCGAGCACGGCGACCCTACCCTGATAGGCGTTGTCCTGCACCTTGTACCAGGCGCACGGCGCACCGCCGGTTCGCCACCGAGGCCCGCGCAGCGGTCACGTCATCGGGCGGGTTCTCGGGCGCACGTGCTCGAAGATGAGGATCGTCTCGGTCGAGGCGACGGCGGGATGGGCGCTCAGATGCTCCAGCACGAAGGCGCGCAGCCCCTCGGAATCGGCCGTGGCGACATGGATCAGATAGTCGTCGGCGCCCGCGATGAAGTACACGTTCAGCACTTCGCCGAGTTCGGTCAATTGTTCCCCGAACTCGGCTAGGTGCGGACGTGCGTTGGAATGGACCCGAACCGCGATCATGGCCTGCAGATTGCGCCCGAGCGCGGCCGGGTCGATATCGGCGTGGAATCCCCGAATCACGCCGCGCTCCACCAACGATCGCACCCGGCCCAGGCAGGTGGAGGGCGCGATCCCCGCCACATCGGCGAGCGCGCTATTGGTCATCCGCCCGTCCCGCGCCAGCTGATCGAGCAGGATCCGGTCGATATCGTCCAGCTGCACCGCTGGGCGCGGGGGAGTTCGTACGGCACCGGCTGGTGCGCCGATCGGTGAATCATTCTTCCTCACGCACCCAACCCTAACGAAGATCATTCGATGTGGGCCCGATGCGGGAACTTATGTTCAGCGGACCTGAACCCCGCTCGAGCGCCGGCGCGTGCGGGCCGTTAGGATCGTCGCGTGGACATCTACTGGCATGCGGTTACGCCGCCGCCGTGCGCCTGATCGGGCGCACCTGCTGAATTTCTGATTCGCGGTCCCGGCTGACCCGGTGGGCAGCCCCGGGGTGATGTCGTGCGCCCGTTTCGAATCCCTTTCGAATTCGACGACGGAAGTTCACGACTGTGGCTGATTTCAAATCTGTTGTGATGGTTGGGCGTTCGGGTATCCGAGCGCAATCCCCGTGCATCGGGCCTGTCCCCATCCTCTTCGCGGCGGTGTTGTGGGGGACCACCGGCACCACCAGTTCACTGGCTCCAGCCGGTGCGCCCGCGGCGGCGGTCGGCTCCGCCGGGTTGGCGCTCGGCGGGCTGTTGTTGTTCTTGTCCACGCGCGGTGCGCGTTTGGTGTGTACCCGCCATGAGTGGTGGCTGGTTGCCGTCGGTGCGCTCGCGGTGGCGGGGTATCCAGTGACCTTCTATCCGGCCGTCGCCCGGACCGGGGTGGCCGTCGCTACGGTGATCGCACTCGGTAGCGCGCCGGTTTTCGCCGGGCTGCTCGCTTGGGCGGTCGGGCAGGGTAGACCGACCGGGCGCTGGATCGGCGCGACCGCCGCGGCCGTGCTCGGCTGCGCGGTGCTCGTGCTCGGACCCGAGTTGTCGGGTGGCACCGCATCCGTGGACCTGCTCGGCATTGTGCTCGCCGCTTTCGGCGGACTCACCTACGCCGTCTATTCGCTTATCGGCGGCCGGCTCATCACGCACGGGCATGGGTCGAACGCGGTGATGGGCACGATGTTCGGCATAGCCGGGTTGCTCGTGCTCCCGGTTGTGTTGTGCACCAACACATCCTGGTTGCACACCGGGCGCGGGATGGTGGTGGCGCTACATCTCGCGGTGTTCACCACATTCGTCGCCTACCGGCTCTTCGGCTTCGGACTGCGGCATACGACGGCCCAGGTCGCGACGACGCTGACGCTGGCCGAGCCCGCCGTGGCGGCCGTGCTCGGCGTGGTCGTCATCGGGGAACGGCTGCCGATGGTGTCCTGGTGTGGGCTGGCCGTGACGGCCCTCGGGCTGGCGTTCCTGACACTCGGCGCGCGCGACCGTTGATCAGGCGACCCGACTACCGATTCGCTTGGGCCAGTGCGGATTCGGCGGCATCCAGCACCTTCCCGAAGGAGTAGAGGATCACCGGGGCGAGCGCTCGGGTGACCGCGTCGGCGGCGAAAGGCAGCGCGGCCTCGGCGGTCGTGGTCCAGACGACCCGCGTGCCGCCTTCGACTTCGATGAAGGTCAGTTTCCCGCCTTCGTGGCGCGATTGCAGGTTGCCGTCGCATCCACGGGCTTTCTGACTAGGCAGGGCGGGGGTGCGGCCGGACCTGTTCGAGTTGTGCGGCGACGGACAGGATCGTCGGCTCACCGTTGGTCGGACCGACCAGTTGCACCGAGAGCGGGAGGCCGTCGGTCGAGATGCCCGCGGGCAGCGCTGCGGCTGGATGCCCGGTCGCATTCCACAGTCCGGTGTAGGCGATCATCGGAATCGAGGCGAGTTGCGCGCGGACGCTGTTCGCGCCGTCGAGGACACCGACCCGGGGCGGTCGGCTCGCGATGGTGGGGGTCAGCAGCAGATCGCACTGGTCGAAGATGCGATCGGCCTTGCGCGCCACGGCTTCTCCGCGACGCATGGCCCAGTCGACGACGGGTTGGCGCGCCCACGCGCCGAGAGCGACGGTCTGGCGGGTGCGGTGTTCGAGGCGTTCGGGGTGATCGACGAACGGGATCTCGGCGCGGATGCCGCCGTAGAACTGCGGGTAGAAGGCGAACGTGAAATCGGGGTAGTGCGGATCGATCTCGGTGACCGTATGGCCCAGTTGGGCGAGGAGTTCGGCGGTATCGCGCACCGCGCGCACATGCTCGGGATCCGCTTTGGCCAGCAGCGTCGGTGATTTCGTGCTGTAGCCGATGCGCAGGCCGGTGGGTGTCCGGCGTGCGGCCTCCTCGAATGACAGCACCGGATCGGGCGCCTGGAAGCGGTCAACGGGCGCGTTGCCGCGGATCACGTCGTAGACGATCGCGGAATCGAGCACGCTGCGGGTGAGCGGGCCGACGACGCCGAGCGCCCACCACAGGTGTGCGTGCGGTGCGTTCGGTACGCGTCCGCGCTGGGGCTTCAGGCCGAACAGGCCACAGCAGGCGGACGGAATCCGGATCGAGCCACCGCCGTCACCGCCCAGCGCGACCGGCACCAGTCCCGCCGCCACCGCCGCGGCGGAACCACCGCTGGAGCCGCCGGTCGAGCGGGTTCGGTCCCATGGATTGCGGGTCAGTCCGTAGGTGCTCGACTCGGTGTAGGGCCACTGCCCGAACTCCGGCATGGTGGTCTTGCCGACGATGACGGCGCCGGCCGCCCGCAACCGCCGGACCACCTCGGCATCGGCGGGCGCCGGGGTTTCGTTGGCTCGGGTGCCGAAGGTCGTCACGACGCCTGCCACGTCGATTTCGTCCTTGATCGCGATCGGGATGCCGTGCAGCGGGCCGAGGGCCGCGCCCGCGCCGCGTCGCTGATCTCGCTCGATGGCTTCGGCGATGGCCTGTTCGCGCAGCACGCGGGTGAACGCATTGAGTTCGCTCGCCCGCTCGATACCGTCGAGGGTCGCTTCGACCAGTTCACGGGCCGAAACGACGCCCTGATTCAGCAGCTCCCGCTGCTCCAGCACACCGGAGGCTACGACCTCGCGCAGATCCATCTCTATCGCTCCTCTTGACCCACACGTCGCGTGGGCTGATCCGAGCACCCGACGGTAGTTAGTCAAACGACCATTCGGCAGTCAATACGCAGCGTACGGGCGCTGGGTTCATTATCGCTGACATCAATATTCTCGGCGTTTCTCAGGCGGGGTTCGCGGGAGCACGGCGAGGATGTCCCGGCGATGGCGAGTACGGGCACCGCGGCGCCGATCTGCGGCGTGCTGCGGGTCCCGGCTTCGGTCGGTGCGGCCGCCGGGCAGGGCAACAGCGCGGCGGTCGGCTACCACTTCGGCACCAAGGCCTGTGGCCTTCGGCTTCGGCGTAGTCTGCCTCGACCCACGTGGTCTCGGCTGGTGACGGTGGATCCCCAGCGCGGGGAGCCGAGGAGCCTTCGACAGCACAGCACCCGCGCCGTACTTTGATTACGAGACGGATGTAATGGGAGGAAGTGCGATGCGTGTCGATGTCGAATTCACCAGTGGCGCAGTGACCTTGCGGGGTTGGCTGTATCGGCCCGAGCAGGCGTCGGGGCTCGTCCCGCTGGTGGTGATGACGCACGGCTTCGCGGGCGTCAAGGAATGGGTTGCCCCGTTCGCTGAAGTGTTCAGCAAGGCCGGTTTGGCCTGTCTTGTCTACGACCACCCCGGATTCGGGACTTCCGATGGTGAACCACGTTTCGAGGTCGACCCTTTCGCGCAGATCGAGGGGTACCGCGATGCGATCACCTTCGCGCAGACCCTCGACGGTATCGACCCGGAACGCATCGGCATCTGGGGAACCAGTTTCGCGGGCGGCCATGTCCTGGTGGTCGCGGCGACCGACCGGCGCGTGCGCGCGGTCGTATCGCAGGTGCCACTGACCAACGGCTGGGCCAACTTTCGCAGCTTGGTGCCCTCCATCATGTTGCCTGCTGTCCATGCGGGGATCGCCGCCGACCGCCAGGCCCGCGCCTCGGGCAAACCACATCAGACGATCAAGGCGGCCTCCGATGATCCGACCGAACTCGTCGCCATGCCCGGTATCGAGGTCTACAACTGGTTGATGGCCAACGGACCGCAAATCCCGACCTGGCGCAACGAGGTCACCCTCTCCAGCGTCGACAAGTTCCAGTCCTACGCCCCGGAAGCGTTCCTGCGCCGCGTGTCCCCGACACCCCTGCTGATGGTGATCGCCGATCAGGACACCCTGACACCCGCCGATATCGCGCTGCAGAGCTACGCCGAGGCGCTGGAACCCAAACAACTCGCCCTGATCCCGGGCACCCACTTCGCGGTGTACGAGGAGCAGTTCCAACGAGCATCCAGCGTCGCCCGGGACTTCCTGCTCGCCAACCTGAGCGGATAGTGCCTGGATCGACTGGAAGATTTACACTTGTAAACTAATATACTGCTGTTTAGTATCGGTGTGTGGACTTCTCGAGCCCAGAGCCTGCGGCCGATCGGCGAGTGCGGCGGTCGCGGGCAGCGTTGATACGGGCCGCGATCGCGGTGGTGACCGAACGCGGGACGGCGGCTGTGTCGGTCACCGATATCGCCGAGGCCGCGGACGTGAGCCGACCGGTTCTGTATCAGCAGTTCGGTGATCGGGATTCGCTGCTGCTCGAGGCGGCGTTGGATCTCGTGCGCAGTGAACTGCTATCGCAGCGGACGCTGGTACGTGGTCGCGATGGAACTCTCGCGGTGGTCCGGCATTTCGCCGTACATCGAGTGTTCTACCGGGCACTGTTGACCAGCCCGTCCGCGTTCGCACTGAACAAAGGGCTCGCCGACCTGCTCGTGCCGGTGAACCGGCACGTCGTTCGCGAGCTGTACGGGCCGCGCTTGGACGAGAACACGGTTGATGACCTCGCCACATATCTGACCGGCGGGGCGGCGGCGTTCATCAACACCTGGTTGGTCGAGGGCGAAGATCCGCTCGATCCGGAGCGGTTCGCCGACCGGCTGATGCGGGTCACGTCGGTCCTGCTGGATCGGGCAGCGCAGCCGGCCGTGGCAACCAAAGGCGAGGAACAGCAATGAATCTGATCAGCCGTCTCATCCAACGCCAGTTCGAATTGCCGCCGCCGGTGACCAGGGATGTGGTCGTGCAGCGAGATCTGCCGGTGCCGATGCCCGACGGAGTAGAGCTGCTGGCGGACCGGTGGGCGCCGCGGGCTGGAGGTGAGGGCCTGCCGGTCGCGCTGATACGCAGCCCGTACGGGCGGCGCGGGATCTTCGGCACGTCGATGGCGCGGCCGCTGGCCGAGCGCGGCTACCAAGTGGTGCTGCAGAGTGTGCGCGGTGGGTTCGGTTCCGGTGGCACTTTCGCGCCGCTGCGGCAGGAACGCGCCGATGGTCTGGCCACTATCGATTGGGTCGTGCGGCAGCCCTGGTTCGGGGAAGCGATTGTGCTGTCCGGCGTCAGCTATCTGGGATACGTGCAGTGGGCGGTGGCCGACGAATTGCCGCCGCAGGTCAAGGCCATGATCCCGCAGGTGACCGAGTCGGCGCTGAGCCTGGAACATATACGCCCCGAAGGGTTTTCGCTGGAGGCGCCATTTCAGTGGGGTGTGCTGACCGCGATACAGGACGTCCGTTCGCCGTGTTGCGCCAACCGTTGCAGATGCGCAAGACCCGGCGTGCGATGAACGCCCTGCCGCTCGGTAAGGCGGACGTCGTCGCCTTGGGGCGCCGGTCGGACTACATCCAGGACGTGCTCACCCACCATGGTGAGGACCCGTATTGGGCCGAGGCGGACCACCGCCACCGCGTCGCCGATGTCACCGTGCCGGTCAGCTCGATCGGCGGCTGGTACGACATCTTCCTGCCCGGCCAGCTGCGCGACTTCCAGGCGCTGCAGGACGAACAACGCCCCGCCCGGCTGACGATCG is part of the Nocardia sp. NBC_00565 genome and encodes:
- a CDS encoding FAD-dependent oxidoreductase, with translation MSQRGYRRAGDRAVVLGGGIAGLFAARILADHYAAVTVFERDRLTDDGTNRRGVPQAQHSHGLLMRAADIAESRFPGLIDELVTDGAKTVSAFDDFRAIFFGNVLHRAALGRTSIAASRTFLESHVRGRVSALPNVTICDDAAVAGLVASDAGVGGVRVLRREANGEPEAIPADLVVDAMGRGTRVGAWLESLGYPRPREDHVPVDIGYATCHFRLPLDAVGGDRIILVGPMPSRPRGFGFAAQEGDVWVLSAFGIGKDDHPPANPGALLEFAAEFAPDDVATVLRRATPIDEVATYRFKTAVWRRYERLDRIPGGILSIGDAVCCFNPIYGSGMTVAAIAADLLDEVLQQGTKDLPRRYYRRVGRMLRTPWWLTKVSDITMPPVAVGSPRVKSLAHSGLNTAFRAAAADPVAAATFLDVLNMTKSPVHMLEPRAAAAMVGLGRIRQRRLSPNSEGVS
- a CDS encoding Lrp/AsnC family transcriptional regulator gives rise to the protein MGAPAGAVRTPPRPAVQLDDIDRILLDQLARDGRMTNSALADVAGIAPSTCLGRVRSLVERGVIRGFHADIDPAALGRNLQAMIAVRVHSNARPHLAEFGEQLTELGEVLNVYFIAGADDYLIHVATADSEGLRAFVLEHLSAHPAVASTETILIFEHVRPRTRPMT
- a CDS encoding DMT family transporter, whose protein sequence is MVGRSGIRAQSPCIGPVPILFAAVLWGTTGTTSSLAPAGAPAAAVGSAGLALGGLLLFLSTRGARLVCTRHEWWLVAVGALAVAGYPVTFYPAVARTGVAVATVIALGSAPVFAGLLAWAVGQGRPTGRWIGATAAAVLGCAVLVLGPELSGGTASVDLLGIVLAAFGGLTYAVYSLIGGRLITHGHGSNAVMGTMFGIAGLLVLPVVLCTNTSWLHTGRGMVVALHLAVFTTFVAYRLFGFGLRHTTAQVATTLTLAEPAVAAVLGVVVIGERLPMVSWCGLAVTALGLAFLTLGARDR
- a CDS encoding amidase; the protein is MDLREVVASGVLEQRELLNQGVVSARELVEATLDGIERASELNAFTRVLREQAIAEAIERDQRRGAGAALGPLHGIPIAIKDEIDVAGVVTTFGTRANETPAPADAEVVRRLRAAGAVIVGKTTMPEFGQWPYTESSTYGLTRNPWDRTRSTGGSSGGSAAAVAAGLVPVALGGDGGGSIRIPSACCGLFGLKPQRGRVPNAPHAHLWWALGVVGPLTRSVLDSAIVYDVIRGNAPVDRFQAPDPVLSFEEAARRTPTGLRIGYSTKSPTLLAKADPEHVRAVRDTAELLAQLGHTVTEIDPHYPDFTFAFYPQFYGGIRAEIPFVDHPERLEHRTRQTVALGAWARQPVVDWAMRRGEAVARKADRIFDQCDLLLTPTIASRPPRVGVLDGANSVRAQLASIPMIAYTGLWNATGHPAAALPAGISTDGLPLSVQLVGPTNGEPTILSVAAQLEQVRPHPRPA
- a CDS encoding alpha/beta hydrolase, whose amino-acid sequence is MRVDVEFTSGAVTLRGWLYRPEQASGLVPLVVMTHGFAGVKEWVAPFAEVFSKAGLACLVYDHPGFGTSDGEPRFEVDPFAQIEGYRDAITFAQTLDGIDPERIGIWGTSFAGGHVLVVAATDRRVRAVVSQVPLTNGWANFRSLVPSIMLPAVHAGIAADRQARASGKPHQTIKAASDDPTELVAMPGIEVYNWLMANGPQIPTWRNEVTLSSVDKFQSYAPEAFLRRVSPTPLLMVIADQDTLTPADIALQSYAEALEPKQLALIPGTHFAVYEEQFQRASSVARDFLLANLSG
- a CDS encoding TetR/AcrR family transcriptional regulator encodes the protein MDFSSPEPAADRRVRRSRAALIRAAIAVVTERGTAAVSVTDIAEAADVSRPVLYQQFGDRDSLLLEAALDLVRSELLSQRTLVRGRDGTLAVVRHFAVHRVFYRALLTSPSAFALNKGLADLLVPVNRHVVRELYGPRLDENTVDDLATYLTGGAAAFINTWLVEGEDPLDPERFADRLMRVTSVLLDRAAQPAVATKGEEQQ
- a CDS encoding CocE/NonD family hydrolase; its protein translation is MNLISRLIQRQFELPPPVTRDVVVQRDLPVPMPDGVELLADRWAPRAGGEGLPVALIRSPYGRRGIFGTSMARPLAERGYQVVLQSVRGGFGSGGTFAPLRQERADGLATIDWVVRQPWFGEAIVLSGVSYLGYVQWAVADELPPQVKAMIPQVTESALSLEHIRPEGFSLEAPFQWGVLTAIQDVRSPCCANRCRCARPGVR